AGAAATTCTTTGGTAACgtcaattaattttttttattcctCAAAAATAAGAAAGTAGGCAGGGAATAGATTTGGAACATAAATAAAAAGTAGAAAAATATAGCATTTTATTCCCGAGAATAATTTTTAGAAATAAGTTATTTTTTtattcttttcttttcttcttcctcACCCCTCACCACTATCCCTTCCCATTTGGCCACTGCTAGGCAATGGCAATTGGCCAACCACCACCATCGCTGACCACCATCCGACAATTGTTGACCACGccaaccacccaccacccaccaaccaccgtTGCCACTTGTCACCATCAGTCGACGGCGGTCAATGACAGTCGGCTATTGGTGGTCAACCAACGACAGCAAGGAagaataagaaaagaaaaaaaaatttaaaaattaaaagaaattctatgttagaaaaaaaaaattgtgaatCGTAGTAAACGTATTCCAGTTCTTTTTCCATTCGgagagtataaattttatatagttACTAAATGCATTCTTTTATTCAGAAATTATTCCGAAGAAAAGAAATAGGAAAAGACTATTTTTGAAAAAATTATTCCCAAAAAATGGACTCTTAAAAGCCATGGAACACTTGCAACCACGTAAAATAAGTTAAAGCCTTAGGCTTGTACAAGAATCTCTGACTAGTGCTAATAAGATATGACCTGCTCGGTTGAATTATTCATCATTTCTCGAGCTTTAGCATTATTTCATCAATCAAGTAGCCTTCTCTATAATCTGCATCCATTTGAAGGAGATTGGAAAAGAAATTACCCTTTTaccagaaaatataaaaatattgacAAATTCCATCCAAAATCAATGTCAAGTATCTCAGATTTTCTTGCGACCAAAATCAAGGGAGACCAAAGTTTTTGGTTATCAGGAGAGAGACCGACTTGaatttcaatttgtaaaccaaaaataagaaaaatgttctACCGTTGTTGTTTGTACCAAAAATTAACCAGATCCTGTAAATCGGCATGATGCTGGTTTTTTAGTGAACATGTTACTTAGAGGAGGAACGGCTATCGATAAGGCACTACCCAGACGAACTCTTATTGGTGGTCATACAAGCCATAAGATTCCTTGCAGATATTTATGTTTATCAATGACCATAATCAGCTATCGGTATAGGGTGGTGGTTGGTTGATGATTACAGTTAGAGGTATAAAAAATCGAACCGAAAACCAAATTGAACTGAACACAAAAATTCGGTTTTTTTGGGTTCAGTTTTCATTCGGTTAGGTTCTCATTAATAACCGAAATTTTTATCATCGGTTCGGTTTTTATCAGTTAACCGAACTAAACCGAACCAACAAATCGATAAGAGCTTATTTCTTGGAAATGAGAAATATATAcaatagaaaaaaaaaagaaaaaaaaacaaatgcAAAAAGTTGAAAATCAAAACTGAAAAACCAAATTGAACCGAATCGAATTGAACTAAaatttcggttcggttcggttcggcttttcaaaaaaatcaaattgAACCGAATCGTTGACACCCCTAATTACAGTGATAAAACTGGTCAACAAAGATGCCGGTCAAGAGGAATTGATAGATAGCCGAGTGAGAGACCGACTTAAAGTTAACCGTTTGGTTAATGTTGAATTCAGGTGTGGTCGTACTCGAATCTAAAGCTGCTCATGGATAAGACTATGAAGCACAATGGATCGTACGAACAGATTGAGTTGGATAAGGCAATGACTTGGTTGGGATTGAAACTGGTGACCAGAAGAAAAGGAGGATCAAGACGCGGTTTTAAGGAATAACCACCCAGGGGTAACAAATCATGGCAACGTGAAGGTATGGGGTTAGAACTTCCAAAGATGTGAAAGCATGGCCAAAATTGCTGAAGAACTGCTTGTAGGCAGTCATATTGTGAATACTATAAATACTAGTGTTGGTCTACTGAAGATCCCCCGCTCCCCtagcacaaatatatatatatatatatatatatatatatatatatatatatatatgttatctttCAATTATCTTTAAATTATGGCATTGCATCTTTATGTCATCAAGCATTGTTGTAAAATAAATTCTAGAAAAGTCTGCATTATTGATTCCATTCAAATGTGTTTATCAATTTTTTTGTGTACCTATGATATTTCCTATTTAGAGTTGTTACAAAACTTGCCACCTCTTATGAAAAACCAAAGAATGACTTTTGGTGAAAGGTATTACATTGTTAATGCAAATTTAGGTGTGAAAcagtttatattaattattttgataAGTATTTGATATTTAAAAAATAACACAGATGGTCTATGAATTTTAGTCAAATATGCAATACCATCTttagattatataaaaatattcAATATCATTCAAGTCAATAGAATCTAGTAATGTGGTTCCCAACGGTTAAGTTTGAACGGTAGACAACACAAAAATTTACAAGTAGATTATCAAAGTAAGATATTCATATCAAATAACAAAATATAATCCATGTCTTCAATAATGATGAGCGAAGATAGATAAAATGACAAAACATGTTGACTCATCATTTTAACAAATCCAACTCATCATATAATAATCCACATTATAAAATAACATCTAATTTGTTTTTTAATCAAACAGAATGACTACATTGAATATTTACTAATAATTCATGAATCACATTGAACAAATTAAAATTTCAGAAGTGACATTACATACTTGGTTAAAATTCAGTGAGCATTTATGTCATTTTCCCTTTGATATTTCAATTTCATGGTTGTTTTGAATAATTTTATGGTGTTATTATTTGGTTTTCTGAGTAATATCTACTGTTTACAAGCGGCAGTTCAAGCGGCCGCAACGGCTCCGTCGAAAATTAAGATAAACGGCACCGTTATATGCTAGTCGGactctataaatatacatatatatccacATTCACAGCAAGCAAGCGGCCAACAAGACGACCCCTTTCAGTAAACCCTTCATCATTACCCCCACCATCATTCCCCAAAAATCAACTCAAGTCGAGCAAAAACCAAACAAAAATGGAGAATCCCAGCTTGCCATTCTTACTGACAATCTCTCTAGTAACCATCACATTTACTCACAAACTCCTGCGCAGATTGATCACAAGAAAGCCCAAAAAGAACCACCCTCCAAGCCCACCTTCCCTTCCCGTCATCGGCCACCTCCACCACCTCAAGAAGCCCATCCACCAGACCCTTCTCGCCCTCTCCCGCGCCTACGGCCCCGTCCTCTCCCTCCGCCTCGGCGCCCGCCCTGCCCTCATCGTCTCCTCTGCGTCCGTCACTGAGGAATGCTTCACCCAGAACGATATCGTCCTTGCGAACCGACCCCCGTCCCTCGTGAATAAGCACCTCGGGTACAACTGCACCACCATCATGGCCGCCCCCTATGGCGACCACTGGCGCAACCTCCGCCGCATCGGTGCCGTCGAGATGTTCTCCTCCAACGGCCTCAATGTGTCGCTTGGCATCCGTAAGGATGAGGTCAAGCGCCTCCTGAGGAAGCTGCTCTTGTGCCAAAGCGGAGATGGCAGCGGCTTCACGAGGGTGGAGCCGAGGGCGGCGCTGACGGAGCTGACGTTCAGCGTGATCATGAGGATAATGGCGGGGAAGAGGTACTACGGGGAGGACGTGAGCGACGTGAAGGAGGCGGCGAAGTTTAGGGACATGATCAGGGAGATCTTGAGGCACTCGGGGAGATCATACGCGGGGGACTACCTGCCTCCACTGAGGTGATCGACTACGATGGGTACATGAAGACGATGTCCAAGCTTGGAAAGACGATGGATGAATTCTTGCAGGGGCTGATCGACGACCACCGGAAGAAGAATAAGagcgaggaggaggaggaggaggagaagAGCATGATCGATTACTTGTTGGTGAAGCAGGCGTCGCAGCCGGAGTATTACACGGACGAGATCATCAAGGGTTTCTTGCTGGTGAGTTTTTCTTGTCTTGTCTTGGGGGATTTCTCAGTTGGTTTGGGTGGTTGCTTGTTTGATCTCTCTTTCTCAGTTATGCTCTTGGGTTCTATTTAGAGGTGTGCAATAGGCCAGACTAGACCGGACCGGCCAGTTTGGTCTAGTTCCTAAAGATCCTGATCCGGTTCCCGATTCCTAAAAAAGAAACTGGGTATGAGCAATCCAATCCCTAATTCCAAGGAAGGAAgactaattatttattatttattattttatttcttaAAAGTAAACCTAACCTAAGCCAAGTCAATAGAAAGTCTCATTGCCTAAAATTGTCAGAGAAAAGTAGCTCTATTGTCCTCAAAAGTCATCATTTAGTTACTTCACCTTGCCTGCCAACTATTTTCCATTTGATTTTTATCCTCATCACCTGGAGATTTGAGCCCTTCCCTTCCCCCACCTCGACGGCCCTCAACACAATAATCCAACTCCACTTCAAGAAGACCCTCGAGACGCACAAGCAACCAATAGAAGAATGTAGCTCCACCGCCTCTTCCTcctcttcttcatcttcctcaccGTCTTCTTCAATGCCTTCTCCTAGCTGTTGTCCTGCCTCTAGTGTTGCCTTGCTGGCCCTAAACTCCCTTGTCCCCCCCTTGTCTTCTACGTCTTCGTCGCTCAGACCTCCACACCATCAACGGCTTTAAGTACTCGTGGCAGTGTTGTAGAATTGGTTCCATAGGACCACCTAGGGACCAGACCGGACCGTTCTGGTTTCAGGCACCTCCAGTTTGGTCTCCGATTTTGAAAACTGAGGATTGATTCCTCTGGTCCGGTTCTTCGTTCCTAGATGGAACTAGACTCGACCGGGAGCTAATCACCCCCAGTTACTTGTTGATGAGGTGCATGTGATCTAGCGTGGTCCTCTAGATTGATAAAGTTATGTTTCGAAACATTCTATTTTCTATACATTATGCTTGATGTATCGGTATTCATGTCACGAAAAATTAAAATTAGATAGTTCTCTCTAGTCTTATGAGTCAATTCAGTTTAGAACTAAAGAATTTGTGTCTTTTACGATAACAATAAACCATTTGTAGGATCGATTTGGATATTCGGGTCACGTTAAGATCTCAAAATTTGCTACAGGTTGTACCTAGTTTTGAATTTTCCTTTCGTAAATTGCTGTGGGGGTCGATCTAGTTAAGCTTAGTAAATCTTGTTTCATTATTGTTGTAATCTCAATTATTTTAAGCTTAACGATATAGGTCTAGGTAGAATCAATATTCCGAAATTTTGGAACCTGTATTTAATCTTTGATCTGTAGCTTCTAGATTATTATGATCGGCcctttctcatttttattttttttcggtatAGTTGCTCGCAAGTAGTGTCTTAGATTAATTTCCCTTGTAGTGATTCTCCTTGTAAGTTGGTAATTTCCGAGAATCAACCTTAGCTTAAATGGCAACCTTACCAAAATTATGCCGAAAAAGTAGGATTTTTATATCTACACAACTTGTGTAACTTATTTGTTAAATAATATATTTCTTTTATCGTTGATATGCCATATTTAATTATTTGAAGGAGATGTGGATAGTTGTAGTTTGAAAAATTAACTAATATCCAAATCACTGGCAATGGATGAAAATTGCCTAAAACATGAGTTACACAATCCAAGAAGTCATAATATGGTGTATTTTGCTAGGCTTCATTGTGAGCCTTATAGAAGACTTGAATTTAATGTCATGACTTATAATAAGCAGATACAACTGATAGTTGGAACTGATGCATCATCTATTACAATTGAGTGGGCGCTTGCCAATTTGCTCAACCATCCCAACATCTTAGAAAAGGCAAAAATAGAGATCAACACCCACTGCCATGATCATTTGGTTGATGAATCGGATCTCTCGAAGCTACCTTATATTCAAAACATTATC
This genomic window from Rutidosis leptorrhynchoides isolate AG116_Rl617_1_P2 unplaced genomic scaffold, CSIRO_AGI_Rlap_v1 contig27, whole genome shotgun sequence contains:
- the LOC139882435 gene encoding LOW QUALITY PROTEIN: isoflavone 3'-hydroxylase-like (The sequence of the model RefSeq protein was modified relative to this genomic sequence to represent the inferred CDS: inserted 3 bases in 3 codons; deleted 1 base in 1 codon), with amino-acid sequence MENPSLPFLLTISLVTITFTHKLLRRLITRKPKKNHPPSPPSLPVIGHLHHLKKPIHQTLLALSRAYGPVLSLRLGARPALIVSSASVTEECFTQNDIVLANRPPSLVNKHLGYNCTTIMAAPYGDHWRNLRRIGAVEMFSSNGLNVSLGIRKDEVKRLLRKLLLCQSGDGSGFTRVEPRAALTELTFSVIMRIMAGKRYYGEDVSDVKEAAKFRDMIREILRHSGRSYAGDYLPXTEVIDYDGYMKTMSKLGKTMDEFLQGLIDDHRKKNKSEEEEEEEKSMIDYLLVKQASQPEYYTDEIIKGFLLQIQLIVGTDASSITIEWALANLLNHPNILEKAKIEINTHCHDHLVDESDLSKLPYIQNIISETLRLHTPAPLLIPHYSSDECIVGGYDVPXGTVVLINAWAIHRDPEQWPDPMAFKPERFESGDGQINRLMLPFGMGRRXCPGAPLAHKMVGLTLASLIQCFDWKRTGEQEVDMGEGEGLTMPKEKPLEALCRAREISNRFISAAKEICMFAGHCEPLFSTIFERGSLFNAKSRIGDVRIPILDKKNNQSAPKPFF